TCAACTTATCTTCCTTCAATGGCGTTTCCAGAGTCACGCTAACAGTTTCAGGTTTATTCGTAGAGTTCATTAAAGGTAAGCTGAGGTTGTATTCTACTCCATAGTTACCATGCGCTTCGTAAGCTGTATCGGGATAGCGTACCAGCATTTTTGCTGTTTGCACTTGACCCGTCCCTAGAGTTCCTAGTTTCAAGCTGCTGATAGGATAAGAAATGGCTTTACCTGATTCGGGAATTGTTAAATGCTGGGCATTTGGTTTATCCACCAGTCGCGCTTTCCATGCAGAACCTGCCGATACTCCCGCCACGCGACTATAGATAAATTTTCCTGTAGTTTGTTGTGGAGGACTCGGCGGTGTATCGCGGGGCCCTGCTAAACCGCCAGTATTTAGTAAAGCTTCCCATTCTAGTTGATTAGGTGCGCGATCGCTACCATCAGCATTTTTCTTAGCATACATTGCTAAACTGGCTGCATAAACCGTGCCATTACTGCGTAAGCGCATCAACGTTGAACGCCCATTTATCGGCTTTTCTAAATCCCGCACCGGAATCGGATGATTCATTAACATCCGGCTTCCCCCTGGTGGAATCGCTAACTGCGCAGGAATATCAGCCTGACGAATCCCCCGCAGGACATCATTCACAGCGCGATCGCCATGTCCTGAGTATACGTCACCTTTAGGATTTTCCACATAAGTTGGCAAGGTGACATAAGGCGCATTTTGCATTAGCTGACTTGCCGCTTGCAATACTTGCACCCTTACAACTTTTTTAGTTGGATTATGCAAAATCACTCCTATATAAAGCGTCTGCAAATCCTTGGGAGTGTGGCTAAAATGGTGGGCAAATAAATCAAATCTCCCCTGAAAAGGAAAATTAAGATGAGCCCCTGGCACCTTTTTACCTGTAGGAGGAAAGGTAGAGAGTAAAATCCCCTCAAGTTTTACCCATTCTGGACTATTGCTGTTAAACATCGGCACGTTATCCAGCTGTCCAGGTAAAGGCAGAACTGGCTGGGGTTGCACGATTTCTTGGGGTGCTGGCTTAGGTGGTGGCGGCGGTGTTTGAGCAAGGGGTAAAATCGATAATAACGGCAGCATAGGATGCAAGATTATAGATAAACGCTAAGACTCTATGAGTCTCATAAAAGTGCCATGCTTTTAATAACTACTAAAAAATCTGCCATAATACCAGATAAATTATCTGGGGTCAAAACCGGAACGTGAACGAAAACGCAGCGGCTATTAAGTTGGCGTTCTTGTAAATATTCCAATACTGAATAATATAGTCCCTCGCAGACAAATTTTCCGGCATCGTGGCTGATATCAGTTGCCGCACAACCTGCTAATATTTTCTCTAAATTGACTGGTGTCAACAATCGGTTATCTCCACAATTCGCGCAAGATTCGACGCTTAATTGGTTTCTCCCCTCTGCCATGCCGCAGCAGATAATCACATCGGCTTGCAATTCGTTGATTTTGGCAATGACGCGATCGCTTGCTTGGGCAACATCAACTGGTAGCTGCCTTAAAAAATTCAAAGACAGCGGGGAAAGCTCACTTTTGGCAACTTCTAACAATAAATCATCCGAAGAATTGGATTTTTGGTGAGGTAGCCAAGTGTCAAAGGAGGTCAATAAGATAATTTTACTCATTGGATATTTAGGAAACTGTAACTATTAATAAAAGGATCCTTTTTTTTTGGAAATTGTTATTTTATATATTGACTTTAGTAGGAGGTTGTTATATTATAAATATTAAAAACATACAGAGATAACGTTCTCTTATGGCATCAACGTACAATTGTACGTTGATGCGGAAAAAATAAAAAATTCAGTTATAAGATCGAGCATGACAGTCATTGCAGTTATAGACTACGACATGGGGAATCTGCACTCTGCCTGTAAGGGGTTGGAGAAAGCAGGCGCGATCGCGAAAATTACCGATTCACCGTCAGATATTGAACGGGCGGATGCGGTGGTACTGCCTGGGGTAGGATCTTTTGACCCAGCAGTGCAACAATTGAGATCGCGTCACCTAGTAGAACCGATAAAAAACGCGATCGCTTCCGGGAAACCCTTCTTAGGCATCTGTCTGGGTCTGCAAATTCTCTTCGATGGGAGTGAAGAAGGCAAAGAACCCGGTTTAGGAATTGTCCCCGGTGTTGTGCGAAGATTTAGCTCAGAACCAGGATTAACAATTCCCCACATGGGCTGGAACACTCTGGAAATTACCCAGCCAAATGCCGAACTGTGGCGACAATTACCAGAACAGGCTTGGGTGTACTTTGTCCATTCCTACTACGTCGATCCAGTTGACCCGAAAATCAGGGCGGCAACCATCACCCACGGTAGTCAAACGGTAACAGCTGCGATCGCTCGTGACAACTTGATGGCTGTCCAATTCCACCCCGAAAAATCTTCCACCAGCGGACTACAAATTTTATCCAACTTCGTCGCCCAAGTACAGGCGAAAGTGCCAGCATAAAAGATTTTTGGGTACACTCCCAATATTTCTTGGCTAAAAGATCCCGCCCTTAAAAAATGATGAGAAAAGCCCCCCTTGAAAAGGGGGTTGGGGGATCAAGCCTTAACCGATTCTTATCTTCCCTCCCTTGTCCTTAGCGTCTAAGCGCTAACGCGCAGCCTTCGCCAACGCGGTTTTTCTCACAATGACCCTAAGAATTTACGGCAATCGCCAACTCAAAACCTTACCCGGTCAAGAAACCCGACCAACACTAGGACGAGTGCGCGAAGCAGTGTTTAATATTTGGCAGGGCAGCATCAACGGCTGTCGGTGG
This sequence is a window from Funiculus sociatus GB2-C1. Protein-coding genes within it:
- a CDS encoding DUF3370 domain-containing protein, which produces MLPLLSILPLAQTPPPPPKPAPQEIVQPQPVLPLPGQLDNVPMFNSNSPEWVKLEGILLSTFPPTGKKVPGAHLNFPFQGRFDLFAHHFSHTPKDLQTLYIGVILHNPTKKVVRVQVLQAASQLMQNAPYVTLPTYVENPKGDVYSGHGDRAVNDVLRGIRQADIPAQLAIPPGGSRMLMNHPIPVRDLEKPINGRSTLMRLRSNGTVYAASLAMYAKKNADGSDRAPNQLEWEALLNTGGLAGPRDTPPSPPQQTTGKFIYSRVAGVSAGSAWKARLVDKPNAQHLTIPESGKAISYPISSLKLGTLGTGQVQTAKMLVRYPDTAYEAHGNYGVEYNLSLPLMNSTNKPETVSVTLETPLKEDKLSKGGLRFRKPPQDFPIFRGTVRLRYNDDQGKPQTRYVHLWHRTGQVLDPLLTLRMAPKTRRQVQVDLIYPPDATAPQALTVRTLDTNSANLGAIAFLSAIPMLYGIGRLI
- a CDS encoding peptidase C15 gives rise to the protein MSKIILLTSFDTWLPHQKSNSSDDLLLEVAKSELSPLSLNFLRQLPVDVAQASDRVIAKINELQADVIICCGMAEGRNQLSVESCANCGDNRLLTPVNLEKILAGCAATDISHDAGKFVCEGLYYSVLEYLQERQLNSRCVFVHVPVLTPDNLSGIMADFLVVIKSMALL
- the hisH gene encoding imidazole glycerol phosphate synthase subunit HisH, coding for MTVIAVIDYDMGNLHSACKGLEKAGAIAKITDSPSDIERADAVVLPGVGSFDPAVQQLRSRHLVEPIKNAIASGKPFLGICLGLQILFDGSEEGKEPGLGIVPGVVRRFSSEPGLTIPHMGWNTLEITQPNAELWRQLPEQAWVYFVHSYYVDPVDPKIRAATITHGSQTVTAAIARDNLMAVQFHPEKSSTSGLQILSNFVAQVQAKVPA